Proteins encoded by one window of Phenylobacterium soli:
- the plsX gene encoding phosphate acyltransferase PlsX, with protein MTQSPVISIDAMGGDHGPSVVVPAVARALAELPDNVCFLLHGDEAVLAPEIAQHPAAAGRVTIRHAERVIGMDEKPAQALRRGKGSSMWNAVEAVREGEASCAVSAGNTGALMAISRLILRMIADLDRPALVAPVPTPRGVTTFLDVGANIDCDAERLIEFAIMGEAYHRAAHGKAKPAIGLLNVGAEEMKGHDEVREADRILRAGGFDLNYKGFVEGDDVTRGSVDVIVTDGFTGNVALKAMEGVARFITGELRSALTSGGLATAGALLARGALTKFRDRMNPPPAAPFLGLNGLVLKVHGGANARDFAQALKVAADLAQSDFAAEIERNMRKLPAALAEAAPEAGAGMSGEAADVERTK; from the coding sequence TTGACCCAATCACCCGTCATCTCGATCGACGCCATGGGCGGGGATCACGGACCGTCCGTGGTGGTTCCGGCCGTGGCCCGCGCCCTCGCCGAACTGCCCGACAACGTGTGCTTCCTGCTGCACGGCGACGAGGCGGTGCTGGCGCCCGAGATCGCGCAGCATCCGGCCGCCGCCGGCCGCGTCACCATCCGCCACGCCGAGCGCGTCATCGGTATGGACGAGAAGCCGGCCCAGGCCCTGCGGCGTGGCAAGGGCAGCTCCATGTGGAACGCCGTCGAGGCGGTCCGCGAAGGGGAGGCGTCCTGCGCCGTCTCGGCCGGCAACACCGGCGCCCTGATGGCCATCTCCCGGCTGATCCTGCGGATGATCGCCGACCTCGACCGGCCGGCCCTGGTCGCCCCGGTCCCGACGCCCCGCGGCGTCACCACCTTCCTGGACGTCGGCGCCAACATCGACTGCGACGCCGAGCGGCTGATCGAGTTCGCCATCATGGGCGAGGCCTATCACCGCGCCGCGCACGGCAAGGCCAAGCCCGCCATCGGCCTGCTCAACGTCGGCGCCGAGGAGATGAAGGGCCACGACGAGGTCCGCGAGGCCGACCGGATCCTGCGGGCCGGCGGATTCGACCTCAACTACAAGGGTTTCGTCGAGGGCGACGACGTCACCCGCGGCTCGGTGGACGTGATCGTCACCGACGGTTTCACGGGCAATGTGGCCCTGAAGGCGATGGAGGGCGTGGCGCGGTTCATCACCGGCGAGCTGCGTTCGGCCCTGACCAGCGGCGGCCTCGCCACCGCCGGCGCGCTCCTGGCGCGGGGCGCCCTGACCAAGTTCCGCGACCGCATGAACCCGCCACCGGCCGCGCCCTTCCTGGGGCTCAACGGCCTGGTGCTGAAAGTCCACGGCGGCGCCAACGCCCGCGACTTCGCCCAGGCGCTCAAGGTCGCAGCCGATCTCGCCCAAAGCGACTTCGCCGCCGAGATCGAACGCAATATGAGGAAGCTCCCCGCGGCGCTGGCCGAAGCCGCGCCGGAAGCGGGCGCCGGGATGTCCGGCGAAGCGGCGGATGTGGAGCGGACTAAGTGA